In Fusarium falciforme chromosome 9, complete sequence, the following are encoded in one genomic region:
- a CDS encoding HET domain-containing protein, with translation MSQLLIAFAPAHAKHPPSTRPSMSHHDRSAATATAKPAGATSSNTSAAARVPAGMKKISRLFAFTRLGRGRPDSANGHHPEWDSASTRESSPDVHQLTSRRRRADPEARKPARNGLSLLVADDDHPPCSICATIDFPCLLNWRPGQPRPWIPLAHTLAELSACPYCIFFQALVGAEPDLTRKFTPYLRIRQAFERLGVGEKHELGGAVLFEVTTKSKTLPWGYIVRVVEGNDDVAGYREATPAIRGRLIPPKLDPALPRTWVDFCLTNHSHTICGSRGPPIRGLKLIDCREEEVVFVDDLNVPTIEYVTLSYVRGSPSEIESDQLSGLPEVLPPLVADAMSVTRSLGYRYLWIDRYCFPQYNAAERRRQLDKMGEIYSRSTLTLIVAAGEGINDGIPGISVPREEQLSLQTEAGYFTTSLIRPDAEVANSKWASRGWTYQEGLLSRRRLVFTPSQIYYQCQSLHCHETISYPLKTKPALNLGRVFPLDGAGTRTRDYKNQVNGYLNREFTYPDDRLDAFRGVLDQYAHMDPPMDNILGLPLYHAKDFKNMSSPPTRTDRLAIGLGWRLDPAGDTEVSTHPMCLQGPFPSWTWLGWKIRPEYTGYGPYFNLYQVGDDTPLIDNISAVPRMTISVGFKDDRVLSWEQHADAITARATPISFLRLKTYCFTIRFTVRPPTADSASSSSSTSNVTITSPDLRDTLRPSLAAMLLRAGSDAETPPGEHELIGAFISGRDWVIDETYESANLLICGRRNWEPDGELVRLGTMELGVGGLMGVDEDTAVVKGALNEERRLDVELRELDIY, from the coding sequence ATGTCGCAACTCCTCATCGCTTTCGCGCCCGCTCACGCAAAGCACCCTCCGTCCACTCGCCCCTCGATGAGCCATCATGACCGTTCGGCGGCAACGGCCACCGCCAAACCCGCCGGGGCGACCAGCTCCAACACTTCGGCGGCTGCTCGCGTGCCCGCCGGCATGAAGAAGATCTCGAGGCTGTTCGCCTTTACGCGCCTCGGCCGCGGCCGCCCCGACAGCGCAAACGGCCACCACCCCGAATGGGATTCGGCTTCTACCCGTGAGAGCTCACCAGATGTTCACCAGCTCACGTCGCGACGGCGCCGCGCGGACCCAGAGGCGAGGAAGCCTGCCAGGAACGGTCTGAGCCTCCTCGTTGCTGACGACGACCACCCGCCCTGCTCCATCTGCGCCACCATCGATTTCCCCTGCTTGCTAAACTGGCGGCCCGGCCAGCCGCGACCCTGGATCCCGCTGGCTCACACACTCGCAGAGTTGTCCGCATGCCCTTACTGCATCTTCTTTCAGGCCCTGGTGGGTGCTGAGCCGGATTTGACGCGCAAGTTTACACCCTACTTGCGCATTCGACAGGCATTTGAGCGTCTCGGTGTTGGAGAGAAGCATGAGCTTGGAGGCGCCGTGTTGTTCGAAGTGACCACCAAGAGCAAGACCCTACCATGGGGCTATATCGTTCGCGTCGTCGAGGGGAACGACGACGTCGCCGGGTACAGAGAGGCCACTCCCGCGATTCGAGGCCGTCTCATCCCGCCCAAGCTTGACCCCGCGCTGCCCCGGACCTGGGTTGACTTTTGCTTGACGAATCACTCCCACACGATATGCGGTTCCCGAGGGCCACCGATCCGAGGCCTGAAGCTGATTGACTGTCGCGAGGAGGAAGTGGTGTTTGTGGACGACCTCAATGTCCCGACGATTGAGTATGTCACGCTGAGCTATGTACGGGGCAGCCCTTCCGAGATTGAGTCAGACCAACTCAGCGGTTTGCCTGAGGTGCTGCCTCCATTGGTAGCCGACGCCATGTCCGTAACGAGGTCTCTTGGGTACAGGTATCTCTGGATCGATCGGTACTGCTTCCCTCAGTATAACGCCGCGGAGCGACGGCGGCAGTTGGACAAGATGGGCGAGATCTACTCCCGTTCTACTCTCACCCTCATTGTTGCGGCGGGCGAGGGCATCAACGACGGTATTCCTGGTATCAGCGTCCCACGCGAGGAGCAATTGTCGCTTCAGACCGAGGCTGGATACTTTACTACTTCGCTCATCAGGCCCGATGCTGAAGTAGCAAACTCCAAATGGGCTTCTCGCGGCTGGACATATCAGGAGGGTCTGCTATCCCGTCGCCGCCTCGTCTTTACTCCTTCACAGATTTACTACCAGTGCCAATCCCTCCACTGTCACGAAACCATCTCTTATCCTCTCAAGACGAAGCCCGCTCTCAACCTGGGTCGTGTATTTCCTCTCGACGGCGCAGGCACTCGTACACGCGATTACAAGAACCAGGTCAACGGGTACCTCAACCGAGAATTCACATATCCGGATGACCGCCTCGATGCCTTCAGGGGTGTCCTGGATCAATACGCCCACATGGATCCTCCCATGGACAACATCCTCGGCCTACCCCTCTACCACGCCAAGGACTTCAAAAACATGTCCTCCCCACCCACCCGAACAGATCGTCTTGCAATTGGCCTTGGCTGGCGACTGGATCCCGCAGGCGACACTGAGGTATCAACACACCCTATGTGTCTCCAAGGTCCATTCCcctcttggacttggctgGGTTGGAAGATTCGTCCCGAGTATACCGGTTACGGCCCCTATTTCAACCTCTATCAGGTTGGCGACGACACACCTCTCATCGACAACATCTCTGCTGTGCCTCGGATGACCATCTCGGTTGGTTTCAAGGACGACAGAGTCCTTTCTTGGGAGCAACACGCCGACGCCATCACTGCACGCGCAACACCAATCTCTTTCCTCCGCCTCAAGACCTACTGCTTCACCATCCGCTTCACCGTCCGACCCCCCACCGCTgactcggcctcctcctcctcatccacctCGAACGTCACCATCACCTCTCCAGACCTCCGCGATACCCTCCGACCTTCCCTTGCCGCCATGCTCCTCCGTGCCGGCTCAGATGCTGAGACCCCACCCGGTGAGCACGAGCTCATCGGCGCCTTCATCTCGGGCCGGGACTGGGTGATCGATGAGACGTACGAGTCGGCAAACCTTCTCATCTGCGGCCGCCGCAACTGGGAACCCGATGGCGAGCTTGTCCGCCTCGGTACCATGGAGCTCGGCGTTGGCGGCCTGATGGGCGTCGACGAGGACACGGCTGTCGTCAAGGGAGCCTTGAACGAGGAGAGGAGACTGGATGTTGAGCTGAGGGAACTCGACATCTACTAA
- a CDS encoding ATP-dependent RNA helicase DED1, producing the protein MADQLNMGGLSLGEGGQQPPQNRSYIPPHMRRQGGPPAAAPAMNGGPAPGPGPAPGAGPNGLGNSAWANQNYGARQSNWGNDVPTYQNNNRRGGWGGRGGGYGGGGNFDGHSGGGGGGGYTARGSGDGQWRDGKHIAGPANPRIERELFGTPDDPSKQHTGINFEKYDDIPVEASGHDVPEPVHQFTTPPLDEHLCRNIELAHYKVPTPVQKYSIPIVMGGRDLMACAQTGSGKTGGFLFPILSQAFINGPSPVPANAAGQFGRQRKAYPTSLILAPTRELVSQIYDEARKFAYRSWVRPCVVYGGADIGSQLRQIERGCDLLVATPGRLVDLIERGRISLCNIKYLVLDEADRMLDMGFEPQIRRIVEGEDMPNVQDRQTLMFSATFPRDIQMLARDFLKDYVFLSVGRVGSTSENITQKVEYVEDVDKRSVLLDILHTHAGGLTLIFVETKRMADSLSDFLINQNFPATSIHGDRTQRERERALEFFRNGRCPILVATAVAARGLDIPNVTHVINYDLPTDIDDYVHRIGRTGRAGNTGIATAFFNRGNRGVVRELMELLKEANQEIPTFLETIARESSYGGGRGGRSRGGGRGGSANRDYRKFGGGGGGGGGFGGSGGGFNGPPQGGAGGYGGGAGGYGGGGYSGGGGGYGGGGNYGNPGGPGAQSSWW; encoded by the exons ATGGCTGATCAACTCAACATGGGCGGCCTCAGCCTGGGCGAGGGCGGCCAGCAGCCTCCTCAGAACCGATCCTACATTCCTCCTCACATGCGCCGCCAGGGCGGTCCTCCTGCCGCTGCCCCCGCTATGAACGGCGGTCCTGCTCCTGGCCCTGGCCCTGCCCCCGGTGCCGGTCCCAACGGTCTCGGCAACAGCGCCTGGGCTAA CCAGAACTACGGCGCCCGCCAGTCCAACTGGGGCAACGACGTTCCCACCTACCAGAACAACAACCGTCGCGGCGGCTGGGGtggtcgaggtggtggttatggcggcggcggcaacttCGACGGCCACTCtggtggcggtggtggtggtggttacACTGCTCGCGGCTCTGGTGATGGCCAGTGGCGCGACGGAAAGCACATCGCCGGTCCGGCTAACCCCCGTATCGAGCGTGAGCTTTTCGGTACCCCCGACGACCCTTCCAAGCAGCACACCGGTATCAACTTCGAGAAGTACGACGACATTCCTGTCGAGGCTTCCGGCCACGATGTTCCCGAGCCCGTCCACCAGTTCACCACCCCTCCTCTGGATGAGCACCTCTGCCGCAACATCGAGCTCGCCCACTACAAGGTCCCCACCCCCGTCCAGAAGTACTCCATCCCCATTGTCATGGGCGGCCGTGATCTCATGGCTTGTGCTCAGACTGGTTCCGGAAAGACTGGTGGTTTCCTCTTCCCCATCCTCTCTCAGGCCTTCATCAACGGTCCTTCTCCTGTCCCCGCCAATGCCGCGGGACAGTTTGGTCGTCAGCGCAAGGCCTACCCCACCTCTCTGATCCTCGCCCCCACCCGTGAGCTTGTTTCTCAGATCTACGACGAGGCCCGAAAGTTCGCCTACCGATCCTGGGTCCGACCTTGCGTCGTCTACGGTGGTGCCGATATTGGCTCCCAGCTCCGACAGATCGAGCGCGGCTGCGATCTGCTTGTTGCTACTCCCGGTCGATTGGTCGATCTCATAGAGCGAGGTCGCATCTCCCTCTGCAACATCAAGTACCTGGTTCTCGATGAGGCTGATCGCATGCTTGACATGGGTTTCGAGCCCCAGATTCGCCGTATCGTCGAAGGCGAGGATATGCCCAACGTCCAGGACCGCCAGACCCTGATGTTCTCGGCCACCTTCCCCCGCGACATTCAGATGCTCGCCCGCGACTTCCTCAAGGACTACGTCTTCCTCTCCGTCGGTCGTGTCGGTTCTACCTCTGAGAACATCACCCAGAAGGTCGAGTACGTCGAGGACGTTGACAAGCGCTCTGTTCTTCTTGACATCCTCCACACCCACGCTGGTGGCCTCACCCTGATCTTCGTCGAGACCAAGCGCATGGCCGACTCGCTCTCCGACTTCCTCATCAACCAGAACTTCCCCGCCACTTCGATTCACGGTGACCGAACTCAGCGTGAGCGTGAGCGTGCCCTCGAGTTCTTCCGCAACGGTCGATGCCCCATTCTTGTTGCTACCGCCGTTGCCGCCAGAGGATTGGATATCCCCAATGTCACTCACGTCATCAACTACGATCTCCCCACCGACATTGACGACTACGTCCACCGCATTGGTCGTACCGGTCGTGCCGGAAACACTGGTATCGCCACTGCCTTCTTCAACCGTGGCAACCGTGGTGTCGTCCGCGAGCTCATGGAGCTTCTCAAGGAGGCCAACCAGGAGATTCCTACCTTCCTTGAGACTATTGCCCGCGAGTCATCCTACGGTGGTGGTCGTGGCGGTCGCTCTCGTGGTGGAGGCCGTGGTGGTTCTGCCAACCGTGACTACCGCAAGttcggcggtggtggtggtggtggcggcggcTTCGGCGGCAGTGGCGGTGGTTTCAACGGCCCTCCTCAGGGTGGTGCTGGAGGCTACGGCGGCGGTGCCGGAGGCTACGGAGGTGGTGGCtacagcggcggcggcggcggctacggtggtggtggcaacTATGGCAACCCCGGCGGCCCTGGTGCTCAGTCCTCCTGGTGGTAA